The following nucleotide sequence is from Pandoraea oxalativorans.
AGATTCATCCGCCCGTTCGTCCAGAATAACAAGACCGATGCGACGGACGCTCGTGCGATCTGGACGGCAGCACAGCAACCCGGCATGCGTTCGGTAGCACCGAAGACAGCGGATCAGCAGGCCACGCTGGCCCTGCATCGCATGCGTTCACTGCTAGTCAAGTCACGTACCATGCAAGTCAACCAGTTGCGCGGCCTGCTGTACGAATTTGGCGTGACGCTCAAAGCGGGTCGCGTCGCCGGCCTTGCCGAGGTCCGCGAGCGACTACATGAAATCGAAGAGGTCGTTCCGGGCACGTTGTTCGATGCGCTGCGCGACCAGCTTCAGCACATCGAGCGGATCGACGGCGAGATCAGGAAACTCGAGAGACAGATCGTTGCCTGGCAACGACAGGAGGCGGCATGTCAGCGGGTCGCTACGATTCCAGGTATCGGACCATTGACGGCGACAGCCCTGGTCGCGACGATCGGCGATCCTGCTGCATTCAAATCCGCACGTGAGCTTGCCGCGTACCTCGGCCTGGTTCCCAGGCAAAGCGGTACAGGCGGCAAGGTACGGTTGGGCGGCATAAGCAAGCGCGGCGACAGCTATATACGCATGCTACTGATTCACGGTGCACGAGCGGTCATGTTCAAGAGCAGGAGCAAGGGCGCCTGGAGCGAGCAACTGTCCCTGCGTCGGCCTACGAATGTGGTTGCCGTCGCGCTGGCAAACAAGATGGCGCGAACAGCGTGGTCGTTACTCGCGCACGACAAAACTTACCAGACAGACTACGCAGCACAAAGGGCTAGCTGAAAAGCAGGGGTATCGAGCACGAGTCACGCAGACAGGTTGCGAAGGTCGATAACGATGTGATGGCGAGACAGGTTGGTCCGCAAGAACGTAAGCCTGATTGACGCTGTGCGCTTCGAGCGCGCTAGACAGTAGAGGTCGTTCTTGGCGAATTCCATCAGGGCGCGCAGGCTGGCCTGCAGACGCCGGATATAAGCCTGCAACCAAATTCTCGTCCAATGTCACAACGATATTACCTTGCAAGCCGGGCGGCGTTCATATAAGAGTCAAGCAGCATGGCATTGGGCGCCGGAAGACGCAGGAAGGCGCGCAACAGCGCGCGCCCCCTTCAGACGGCGCTAAGCGGCGTGAAGCACAGGAGTGCGGCGTCTTGCTCGCACGTGGATCGGCATCATGACTTCCGACCTCGTGGCCGTTTGCCTCCCGACGGGGTCGGCCGCCTCGTTCGTCTGTTCGGGCCGGGCACCCGATCGGGACGACGAGTCAGGCGGCCGGTGTCTTGCCCCTAACAGCGGGGAAGTCGGCGACGCTATTGTTTTCTCAGAGGCGGCTCGCTTGTGTCACGGTTGCAGCCCGCCGGCCGGTCCATCGCTCACGGGTCGTGTGGCGGACGCGCCGAGGGGCGCTGAGGCGGACTCGCGGCATGAGCGACCCGCTGCAAACGCGTGTGTCCGCTATCGCGTCATTGCGTCGTGTACCGCCCCGGGGGCGGTCCTTTTGCGGTCCTTTGCTTCACCCTGACAGCTCCGATCCAAGCACGCTGCCGGAGCGGTTATCGCGGTTATCCATGGAGCGGGCGCGGTACACTGCGGGGTGAATTGTGAGGTTTCCGCTGGCGCGTGAGGAGATTGGCGGCAAAGGCCGATCTCGCGCGCTGTCGCTCGCCAAGAGCGTGTCGCGAGCGCACTGAGGGCGCGTTGGGTCGCAGTACCGCGATACGCAACGGCTGCCCGGGGTCCGCGAAAGAAGCGGCCTGTCCCCCGGGCGGCTGCATTCCCATTCACCCTAGGTGCGGGAGCCGCGGGTGAGGTGAGCGCACGGGCCACTGTCGTACGCCGACGCGGTTCACGGGGGCCTCGTGTCGCTCCTGATGTCGGCTGTGGGTCGCTTCCCGGCGGTGCGTTGAAACGCCACGCAGCAGTGCCCTCCGCCGCCCGACGTGAACTGGATGAGCAAACCGCGATCCATGCGCCCGCAGTCTCGTATTTATTCGCCGTTGGCGGGCTTAACACGCGTCACCACGTTTCGGAGTCACGGTCGAGCGCTTTACCCAGCCACAACCGAGCAACGAGACACGGTGCCGCGGGTGGTTTCACCGGCGGCGTGTGAGATGTCTCGACACCAGTCTGCCGACGAGATACATCGTGGAGTTCGCGTTCGGTCATTGTGGAGGCGGGGCAGTGGGGCGCCGCTGAACGGCGGCGTCAGCATTTTTGGATCCGTCGTGGCATTGCGACGTTCGGGCTGTTTCTTCCTCGTCGTCCTCCTG
It contains:
- a CDS encoding IS110 family transposase, translated to MNTTTFGLDIAKRAFQMYWVETETGEIVNRRFTKQQVIEFLGQRPAGRVALEACGSAHWWARKIVALGHEVVLLHARFIRPFVQNNKTDATDARAIWTAAQQPGMRSVAPKTADQQATLALHRMRSLLVKSRTMQVNQLRGLLYEFGVTLKAGRVAGLAEVRERLHEIEEVVPGTLFDALRDQLQHIERIDGEIRKLERQIVAWQRQEAACQRVATIPGIGPLTATALVATIGDPAAFKSARELAAYLGLVPRQSGTGGKVRLGGISKRGDSYIRMLLIHGARAVMFKSRSKGAWSEQLSLRRPTNVVAVALANKMARTAWSLLAHDKTYQTDYAAQRAS